A genomic window from Halorubrum lacusprofundi ATCC 49239 includes:
- the cheY gene encoding chemotaxis protein CheY, translating to MATRVLIADDSEFMRNLLREILEGEFEIVGEAENGVEAVNMYEEHGPDLVMMDIVMPIRDGIEATTEILETNPEATVIMCTSVGQEEKMKAAIKAGAEGYITKPFQKPNVLDAIGSAV from the coding sequence ATGGCAACGCGCGTGCTTATCGCGGACGATTCGGAGTTCATGCGGAACCTGCTCCGGGAGATACTCGAAGGGGAGTTCGAGATCGTCGGCGAGGCCGAAAACGGCGTTGAGGCGGTCAATATGTACGAGGAACACGGTCCCGATCTCGTGATGATGGACATCGTGATGCCGATCCGCGACGGCATCGAGGCGACGACGGAGATCCTCGAAACGAACCCGGAGGCGACGGTGATCATGTGCACCAGTGTCGGGCAAGAGGAGAAGATGAAGGCGGCCATCAAGGCCGGCGCCGAGGGGTACATCACGAAGCCGTTCCAGAAGCCGAACGTGCTCGACGCCATCGGATCGGCGGTATAA
- a CDS encoding chemotaxis protein CheD yields MSHPPSSRDRTPRDGSETQDAGRIKVGVSELAIATGGETLTTSGLGSCVAVALVDRSTGIRGLLHAMLPNGTGTDTGIERPGKYVDTGIETLLAELEAAGASTSRLEARVAGGAEMLDLTDAVGPRNVARVEQSLDAVGIPVVERAVGDGVGRTVRFRADGRLVVRAADGFERTL; encoded by the coding sequence GTGAGCCACCCCCCGTCGTCTCGCGATCGGACGCCCCGCGACGGGTCCGAAACCCAAGACGCCGGCCGGATCAAGGTCGGCGTCAGCGAGTTGGCGATCGCGACCGGCGGGGAGACGCTGACCACGAGCGGCCTCGGATCGTGCGTCGCCGTGGCGCTCGTCGATCGGTCGACCGGCATTCGGGGGCTGTTACACGCAATGTTGCCGAACGGTACCGGAACCGACACCGGGATCGAACGACCGGGGAAGTACGTCGACACCGGAATCGAGACGCTGCTCGCGGAGTTGGAGGCTGCGGGGGCGTCCACCAGCCGACTGGAAGCGCGCGTCGCCGGCGGCGCGGAGATGCTCGATCTCACGGATGCGGTCGGGCCGCGGAACGTCGCGCGCGTCGAGCAGTCCCTCGATGCGGTCGGGATTCCGGTGGTCGAGCGCGCCGTCGGCGACGGCGTCGGCCGGACCGTCCGGTTCAGGGCCGACGGACGACTCGTCGTTCGTGCCGCTGACGGGTTCGAGCGAACCCTATAA
- a CDS encoding chemotaxis protein CheC, with protein MRVDVRALGACNRLAERGARQAAGALTDLTGTDLSVEVTGASVASGEDLAEAFAGRESIGVSVGLRGGLEGEAVLAFDAENVDALLSLLPGGASMGRSAVTEVGNIALGGFLDGWANYLGAAIDMTPPRYFEADGAAVLPDGALAGDGVFLFESRLDATTTDLDFSIYMLPDSGKFRDLVVGKTAPAAASGADGGAGTDGTESTAIPYESLSTFASLAKRGSANAADNIAMMTGLDTSVDVSRLRFVPLADVPAEVGVEPHAGTVFELQGEPSGYLAILFEEESAAKIAASMLPSEPDEPLGGMAENALCELGNVMTSGFIDGWANVLGTSITHSPPEFVHDIGSAAISPLVAKLSRRQDYGFVIDAAIQTEGVQARCDVYALPDERELARALDRLSEP; from the coding sequence ATGCGCGTCGACGTTCGGGCGCTCGGCGCCTGTAACCGGTTGGCAGAGCGGGGGGCCAGACAGGCCGCCGGCGCGCTCACCGACCTGACAGGTACGGATCTCTCCGTGGAGGTCACGGGCGCCAGCGTCGCCAGCGGCGAGGACCTCGCCGAGGCGTTCGCCGGCCGGGAGTCGATCGGCGTGAGCGTCGGGCTCCGCGGCGGGCTGGAGGGCGAGGCAGTCCTCGCGTTCGACGCGGAGAACGTCGACGCTCTGCTCTCGCTGTTACCCGGTGGGGCGTCGATGGGACGCAGCGCGGTGACGGAGGTCGGGAACATCGCGCTCGGCGGCTTCCTGGACGGCTGGGCGAACTATCTCGGAGCGGCGATAGACATGACGCCGCCTCGGTACTTCGAGGCCGACGGCGCCGCCGTCCTGCCCGACGGGGCGCTGGCCGGCGACGGCGTGTTCCTCTTCGAGAGCCGGCTGGACGCGACGACGACGGATCTGGACTTCTCCATCTACATGCTTCCCGACTCCGGGAAGTTCCGCGACCTCGTCGTGGGCAAGACCGCGCCGGCCGCGGCGTCGGGCGCGGACGGCGGGGCGGGGACCGACGGCACCGAGAGCACCGCGATCCCGTACGAGTCGCTGTCGACGTTCGCGTCGCTGGCGAAGCGGGGCTCCGCGAACGCCGCCGACAACATCGCGATGATGACGGGCCTCGACACGAGCGTCGACGTGAGCCGACTCCGATTCGTCCCCCTCGCCGACGTACCCGCCGAAGTCGGCGTCGAGCCGCACGCGGGGACCGTCTTCGAACTGCAAGGGGAGCCGAGCGGCTACCTCGCGATCCTCTTCGAAGAGGAGTCCGCGGCGAAGATCGCCGCCTCGATGCTCCCCAGCGAGCCGGACGAGCCGCTCGGCGGGATGGCGGAGAACGCGCTCTGCGAGCTCGGTAACGTGATGACGAGCGGGTTCATCGACGGGTGGGCGAACGTGCTCGGCACGTCGATCACCCACTCGCCCCCGGAGTTCGTCCACGACATCGGCTCGGCGGCGATCAGCCCGCTGGTCGCCAAGCTGAGTCGGCGGCAGGACTACGGGTTCGTAATCGACGCCGCGATTCAGACGGAGGGCGTACAGGCGCGGTGCGACGTGTACGCGCTCCCGGATGAGCGCGAACTGGCGCGGGCGCTCGATCGGCTTTCGGAGCCGTGA